The Apostichopus japonicus isolate 1M-3 chromosome 3, ASM3797524v1, whole genome shotgun sequence region CTAGTGATGTCAACATTACCTTACATTGCGAACCAAGCGATTTGTTTATCGAGAAACTACTTTCATCTTTTACGAGATTCCTTCATCTTCTTGGATAATATTGGTAAGTTGGACACCCTCTTTCTTAGAAGTTTCATTTCGAATTTGAAGACAATAGTTATCGTCTTGTATAAAGTTTAGATGTAGAATAAAAAGGGAAATATTTACCTCCGTTAATGGAACTTGGCATCCGGTTTATTAAAAGGGTTAGTTGCAGGGATGTACGTTATCTTATATGAGGGCCAAGAAGAAAATATGTGAGCATTAAATCATCTCATATGTGTAACTTAATGTAAGCTTTCGTCTGTCATATTAGAAAAAATGAAGTAACATCACATTTTTGCTAACACCCGATCATAATCATAATGCTCAGGTACTCACATATTCCCTGTTTATCGCTTCCAGTTTATCATGGGAAGAAAACTTTTCAGAAGAAGACAAGTGAAGAACAAGCAGAAACGCCAACGAGGAAGGTACGTGATAACTTCTTATATTATGTCAGTGATTTTGTCAGTAATTCGATCGTTGATAATGACGTAATCATATCAAATCTTGAAAGGAGCAGGGGAGGAGGTAGAAGGGAACCTCGAATTATGAAAATCCCCTAATCTACCAATAGGACTAGGACTTCGATAAATTAGAATTACAAGTAAAAGAATGATCTTCAACGACCCTCTGCTTCCCTCATGAGCTCTGTAGGCTGAGATATACAAATCACAAAATTACACTCTTCAAAAATTACACTTTTGTTTGCGAAATTGTTACTTTGACCTATAAGCCTATCCTATACGTATGATCACAgaattgtatatgtatattctGTAGTAAATTGTACAATTCATTATTTTAGTAGATCATGATGAAATTGCACTTTAAACAGCTTAACCTGATTGTGAATCACTCAGAGGACTTTTAACCATCCCTTTTCCAAAGTAATACAAATTTAAGTTTTAGTTTAAAGTTACGATACTTTTCAAACTTATTTCAAACTGaggaaaacaatatatttttaagATCTAACAATTTACccatatttaacatccacagACGTTCACCTTTGAACAAGATCTTTTGGTGGTTCGCTTGTTTGAAGTCTTTAGAGCAAGATGTTACCTCCACTGATGTATCCCATAATGCATCTACCATTGACTCATACACGTCATCTGGAGGTTACTGCTCTGTCAGTGATAGTGAAATTATCCACGCTGATCATCCAAGTGACGTCACTATCTCCATTGACGATCCCTGCACGGGATCCCATCTAAGGTATGTGATAGTCGTATGTATATGTTAAATCTCAAGGGAGCTTTTTTGTCCAAAGGATGAAACATTTGCAAGCACATACGTAACCTACCTCCTCAcgcacccacccccccccgccccaccacCACTCCCACATCACATCCATCCCTCCTATAACTAGAAATGGCGTCATTaccttttctttcctttattaTCTTTCGAAACATTAGAGGTACATCCAATATAAAGTATAAGATTGATATTGATAACCACTGATGatcaaaaaaaaagacacaacGTTGACATAACAAACatgtttaattaacaaaataCATTGATTTAGAACTATTATAGGCTAGGTTTGAATAAACGCTAATATAATGAAGATGTGTATTGGTTCATTGTACTGAAGAATCGTTGTTGTTACGACGATATCACTATCTTTGTACACCCATATGTCGTTTCATAACAATTTGAGTTGTAGGGGTAAAAGAGAGGGACAGGAGTGATGGGGAAGCGGCAATTTTCAGCAGAATATGAAAGGGTAACCCGTCTGTTGGTTACTTTTGGTAACGTCATGGTACGAGCACGAAAACTGTTGTCACTTTGACCGCTTCAACCAAGTCAATGAAGAAGTCGTTCTGTATATGTCAAGTACGCCCGGGAAACATATCTTTCAAATAGCTATACAATGAGAATTGTTTATTACTCCTCAGCTCACAAGACAATAAATCCAGTGATGAGCTTCACGTCTCCTCTGTCTGTGAGAGGATGGGACTTTCTAATGTTCCCTACATCCCTCCAGGAGATCTGGAAGAGGTTGAGGATGAGTGGGGTATGCCCATCTTTCTGGGAGGAGGTGGTAATGGGGCTGTACAACTGATGAGGATCAAATCAACTCAAGTACTTTGTGCAGTCAAGACTCAGTACAAACATCTGAATGAAGAAACTGCCAGTCAGGTAAATAAACCATATAACTCATTTGCATTTCAATTAAATTTGTAGTTATGATATACGTAAATTGACATTAAAGCAGCTGTgatttcattacattttattatcattattagcTTGATTATTTTTGCTAGTTTATGATTTTCCAGAATTTCAGTTACAAACCTGTTATAATTGCTTCAAGAATTTGAAAgaaacttgtttttgtttatcttttccCCGGAAAACATGTTGTGGCTTTCACACTTGTATGGTAttattttcctctctttttcaGAACTTTGTAAGAGAGGTGAGAGTTTTGACAGCATTACAAGGCTTGGAGTGCATTCCAACATTTTTCGGCGTCACTTTGCCCCCAGATGATGGACCTTTCCCCGCCATTGTGCAAGAGTTCGTCACAAACGGTCAATCGTACACTGCAACGTCACTCTATGATGCCACAGAAAAGCATCTTATCACCAAAGATAAATCTTTACAGGTGGCGATGGATATCTGTTTGGCTCTGAGGGATATGCACGCCAGAAATTGGTTGCATTGTGACATCAAATCGGACAACATTCTGTTGCAGACATCAAGTGTCGTAGACGACACCGAGGACCTCTGGGATGACGTCGATAGCGTTGCATCATGGGAACCAACTCAGGACATATATCCTACCGAGTCAAATCCAAActtcaaaattaaattgattgattttggTTTGACATTAAACATGAATGATGAAGGACAATATTTACAATTCACCGACGAAAGACAAGCCGAGGTGATGAAGAACTCCATTCATGTTGCACCGGAAGTAATCACAGGTCAAAGGCCATTCAGCAAAGCTTCTGATGTATTTTCCATTGGCCGCGTCCTGAAAGACTTGAGGGTCGTCGGAGACGACTTTCTGATGCGTCTTGGAGATCAATGTATGAAACCTAATCCAGATGAAAGACCAAAACTGGATGACGTCATAGACATTATAAATGTCAGGACACAGAGTGTGAAGATACCGACATGTTACAATCATGGACCCTAATCATTTGAATCATGGTGCTTAAGTGAAAGCCGAAAATCATGAGAAAACATCTTTTAAGACATATTTTAATTACTATCACTGATGATTATcatgtgatttttatttttatagtaAAGTGTTCTTTTATATTTTCGCATATTGCGCGAAAATAAACCTTATTATATTTTGACACgtgcaataataaatttaagttAAGATTAAAAAATTATACATCGTTTCGTTATGTGTATTTTTGCTCTAATTgaatttatgtatatatctttaCCATCTACTTTGGGAAGAAGCACACAAATTATACCCTATAAGACCATTCACGATGAATTAGCTTACCTAcacttgatgacgtcattggtaATATGTTAGCACTCATATCAACCAGGTATACCATTACGGGTTGTACAGATCAGACTCAGGTATAAGGATCATTGGTTTCagtgaaattgaaaatattcaataaGTGGTATTGTTCATAACAGTAACATTGGAGAAGGCCAAgtaaaatacagtgaaaagatAAAACGTTCACGCACATTCACCCCGTACTTACCCAAACATACAAACGCACGACGCATAAAAACGCCAAGTTGATTGCTGCGGTTGTATGCCTGCTAACGGCAAGTAACACAAAAATAACTTTCTACTGGTACCCAGCATCTGCTATAACGCCATTGTATCAATCTACAGGCGCGTAAACAGGCGCGGATCAAAGGGTGTATGGAGattttcatcccccccccccctccttcctccctTCTTTTCAACCCAACACCAAACTATTAAAAGTAGTTATAAACACAACCTTGGGTGTGTAGAGCTTATTAAAGACCTATAATTTTTAGCCTAAAAGTGCTTCAGAATGAATCATTTCACGTCTTCAGTTATATTTTTCTGTGGGGAATGACCAAAGGACCAAaataacccctccccctcctccacccctacAATGTGAAGTGGCTTCAACAACCCCACGATCACACCTCCTCCTTTTAACATTCTGGATTGAAcaaattaattatatttgtGAATTCGTTAAATATCATTACAGCGTGTTCAAACTACAGTTTCGAATCAATCATTgatgaaatgtttgaaattaattatctttaaatgtagactatttctataaataaagatatataataGTAAACATTTCATTCGGGTTTGAGTTGTTACGGTTGTTTGTTTGCGCTGTAGCCGAATTCAACgcaatcataattataattaatttttttcaatcgaaatttaggcgaagatagaagttatgtcaccgatatcaaacattaaTAGAGTGATGGTGGACACATTGCTCTCTTTCGTGATGTGTATCGCACTACCTAATTATTTCTATTAGTAAAGATATTAATTGAAAGCAATTCATTGGTGAGATgaattgtattttacattttatatacaAATAACTTTTGAAAACTACTGCACTTCACCATTGCTTATTGTCGGCTAGAAAACAGATGGCGCTCTTTGCTTTTCTCGTTATTGTCTGCCCTTGTTGTCCGCTCTAATTGTCCGCTCTTAATGTCCGCTACCTTCAAACAGGTCAGTGTTTAACCTGCGTGTTAACTCAAGTGATGTAAACGTACAGAGATAGTATAGCTAGCTTCAAACCTGAAAAGATGGCGCTCACCGTGACAAAAAAAGCTTTCTGTAAATGCCTCCTTCATGTTTCAAAATACCCGTATAGTGCGGTAAATGGGGTGTTTTTGGCTGATAAAAAGAAATTCAAAGACTCGAAAGATTTAACCGTTGTGGACGCTGTTCCGTTATTCCATCAATGTGTTGGATTGGCAGCAATGCTGGAAATTGCTCTTATGcaggtaggcctaggcctaacttacaGTAGGCTATTGTAcgactagcctaggcctacagtaggtctGTTGAAGTTGAAGTTGTCATAAtgataggcctaggctaactttTTAAGCATATGGTCCAAACAATACTGCAGTAACCTACTGTAGCGTATGTCAAACAAAGCATTTGAAAGCATGAATGGATTACACAAAGAACTTCAACGGGAGCGTTAACTCCTTACCTTTCGAATTTCATAAATTCTTTCATAGGCCAAGGCCTATCTTGCTTTTACAATGTGTTATTGTTAACCTGCACAACCTCATCCTACACTacggtactgtacatacagtagctactgtatgGAAGGGAAACTACCCACATGAACAGAAAGGGATATAGCTACTGTATGGAAGGGAAACTACCCACATGCACAGAAAGGGCTGTAGCTACAGTAGGCCAAACATGAACTGTCATAAAGGCGCCActtcaacatgttaatatccttataaaatacatatcctttgtttctttgttaataTTGGCACAGAATACTTTGATATATCCTTTTAATAGGGAAAAATCAAGCCAAAAGTTCTTTAAACTTCAAAGAACTTAACATTAAAGGTGGTTAAGGATTGCCCTGtctactttttatttattaatataatctTTGGCTCTTGCTCGTTTTCCTGCTTCTTTCCACTTTCGCTCTTTTATTAATGGACTCTTGTCCGGTAATTGTTTCACTGACCCTTTCTATGATCTTACAGATTAGCAACTTTAATGATCTTTTCAGTGATTGCGATGATACATCCTGTAAAGAATACCTTGATAaagttgaaaatgaaaattatgtATCAAGCAATGTTTCaagcaaatatatattacattgagACTGAATTTAATGATGCAGTATCTTTTCAGTGATTGTTATGATTCATCCTTTAAAGAATACCTTGATAaagttgaaaatgaaaattatgtATCCAGCAATGTTTCAAGCAaatagtatattatattatattgagaCTGAATTTAATGATGCAGTTAGAGGCAAACATTCTCATATTTCAATCTTTCACCTTAATACAAGAAGCCTTCAAAAGAATTACCCAAATCTTGTTGCTAACCTTGATTCTATTGTAAACATTTAAGTGTGACGTAATACTGTTATCTGAAATAGGACAAAGTGACATACAGTAAGCTATTTGAGTAATATACTTAGAGGTTGTGACCTTGAATTTGTACCATCATCTTTAAGATGTGGTTGAGTTGTTATCTTCTACAAAACCATTTTCAATAGCAATATGTTAAGAAACAGGCTTTGAACATGAATTGCTCTTGCACTGTACACAATGCCACTTTACACAATGCCAAGTTGAAGATACTGTATATGGATAGGTCTTAGCATTAGTAACTTCTGTGTTGTGTCTCTGCATGTTATCATCACCCATGGGGTAATATAAAGCATTTTTTTGAATCACTGGAAGATTCTTTGAACTGCTCTTCTATCCCAAGCATGTGTATTATTGGAGGTGATTTCAATATCAATTTACTGTATTAAATGTAGAAACCAACACAATTTGTGAGGAGTatacaaaattaatgttgtgaAAATTTCATTCCTGCAATTACTTTACCAACAAAAATCACCCCTCTAGAGCAACTCTTTTTGACAATATATTTTTCAGACTCCCAAATAAGCTGCTATCATATGACTGACCTCAAAATGAATTGCAAACACTGTCCTTTCCTTCAATACAAATGAAACAAGTAGGCctgtagtgtacagtatatggatGTGAATCATATTAGTATTACCTACTGTATGCATTCTTAGTAGATGCCAATGCCTTATCCAGGTTAGCCTATTGTTAATACTGTAGTTAatatacctacagtatgtactggGTAGATAGAAAGTCACTATGTAATTAATCCTAAGAAAGCTAAGCCTATGTAATCCTAAGTAATACTAAGTACATATTGTATTCTATCTGTACACTAAGGAATGTCATCTGTCTCTGTGACAGATGGGAAGACGATGTGCAGTTGTGTATTCACAGAGTTGTCTCTACATTAATGTACAGGCCTAGCTTCACAAATTAACATCATTGTTTGACATTCCTATTGTGAAAGTCTCATTCAATAACTTACCCTGTACGTGCATAAATGTCAAGTTGTACTTGCTGTTTCTATATGGCAGAATTATGAAAACATGATTCATAATTGGTTCTGTGCCTTAATAGGGTACCTCAACCTACCAAAAAATAATCGTAGTGCTTCTAATCTAAGactaaaagaaacaaatattatttcattataaTTGTAATAGGTATATGTTTATAATCTCATTTTCATCTGATTAGTGATGAACCATTCTTTTTGTCTTCCATTCATTAGATTGACTCTTACTGTGAAGCCAATGGTTTAATACTCGCTGGATACTACCATGCAAATGAACACCTAGAAGATAATGTGTAAGTTTTTCTTGTATTTGTGGTCAGTGGAGAACTACTGTAATAATTACAGGCATTGTCAATGGTTAAATATATGAAAGTTTAGCCTTTCAAATTGCCCTTTCAATTAGtttatttcaatggaaagattgtAATTGTTGATCTGTTTTGAGGTTACTTCAGTGACATACAAATTTAATCATTACAAGAATTCAGTGTTAGAGGGTTTTGTCATGTTGGAAACACTGAACATGTTGATGCTGCTCAATTGGTAGGATGTTTTGACTAATTAAACTATTTCTGTTTGATCCAGTGTTTGAAAATGGAAGTTGGGTAAACAGTGTCAGTGTCAGTGACGTAACTTTCTACTCTCTACAGTAGTAGTTTAACTACCAGCATGCCAACTACTGTAACATCGGTTTTATTTTCTCCATTTTAGTCCTTCACTTATTGCTACAAAAATAGCCGACAAACTTCATGACAACTTCAGTGACTCTTGCCTATTCGTGGTGAGTtgaatttacaaattcatttttaactttcatttaatGTGCTGTAGCTCTTAGGGTTAGTTTCATTAAACCCTACAGGTTCAACCGGCTCATCGTATTTCCACATTCAGAATATCATGAACTACAGACCTGTGACCACCCACAGTGTAGAGCTTACTGTACAGTTCATCAACTTAATGTACACTAGTAATAGTCTTAAGATGTATCAGATGATTGTATTAATCAGTCTCTTTCATCATTGCTGAAGTTCTCTCAAGTTAACTTTCATAATAATGCTTGTTCTAAACACAAATATAACCATTAacgtacagtatactgtaagcACATGTGAAGTCATATTATGTACTCGCTTGTGTGACCTTTGTTTTGCTTCTCAgataaacaatgaaaaaattGATGGCAAGTGTGGGAAAGATGCTCTTGTACTGTATCAAAGCACTGATGGAAAATGGAAACCAAGCAGCACAGGGTAATTTAATAAGTTGTGATGTCCTCATTTATCATTAACAAGCTGATATATCGTAGAGTTTATACAAAACCTCATTCCAATACTGACCAGGTTCTCACCAAGACTTTAATATGGGTCCCATTGGCCACAACACAAAGAAGATAAATATTAGGATTACATACTCCTGCATTTTAGTTAGTGatatttataataaaatgagataGAACTGCTATAGACTTATAGATATAAAATACTGAACACTGAAATGAAGGCTTTGTATTCTTAAAGAAAAGCACAAATTTGCCTACAGGCCAAAAGGGACTGTAAAACTCTATCTTTATTGACACCACATTTGTGGTGCAACTTATTTGGTTAAAGCCCTGGTTCTCTCATGTCAAACCTATGAAGCTTTGTAGGGTATCAGTATTTCTTATttccctcccacccacccaccattATAAGTAAATGAAAGCAatgttttttcagtttttttgtaTGTGACAGCAGTATTGGACAGGTCTCTTTGTACAATAACAAGGCTTTTTATATTGCATCTAGCCTTATGTTGtgaccaaaaaaaacaaaaaacaaagacaacaaaattaacaacaacaacaacagtataTTTGGgctcatttatttaaaaatgaaGCTGTTATATTCACATATAGTGAAGTTGTTATATTTCAAGCATTaccagctactttaacttgCAACAAATTAATTGAtatctgtaaaataaataattaatgcaATTTAGTTGTGGAAAGGTATTAACTGCACTGCACAGCCTGTTACGATGCCGATATAACATAcaacttgttttttctttttcaggttTAAGCTGGACGTAGGCACAAGTGAGGCTTGTGCAGAGCTCCTTGAATCAAGAGCTGAAGCAGATCTGATTGATTTTGATAGCCATTTAGATGACATCACAAAGGAATGGCAAAATAGAACTCTCAGCGAACTGATAGATTCTCGTTCTTAGTAACTCATTTGCATCGGAAACCAATTCTATGGACATAAAGATCTCATGGTAGATACACCTTGGTAAATTTCCACTGACACACaatctattgtgtgaaactcAATTCTGTGCTGTAACTGCACAATATATTGTATTTCTACACAAGTCAAGTGTGTGCAGTGGTACAGTGAGGACTGCATGCAAATGGATGGTGATTGTTAGTACTGCACATTCAGGTtctagtactgtacatgtaagtCAATAGGCATACCATCTCTACCAGGTCTGAGACTATATGTAACTCATTGTCCATATTCAATGCAGATTTTCAGGTCAGAAGCAACTGATCTGAGTATGTGTGACATGAAGGGAAcataaattaaaatgataaatatctTTGTGTTGATTGGGTAGAGGTACTGATTCATGAATTTTGGTTATACTCAAGCATGATAAACCTGTGATTGGTTCCTGTTATAGCTACTGGCATAGCTGTTATATATAGCTGTTATAGCTACTCTTAGCTACTGTGCAGTTGGTATTAACAGGTTTGGAGTCAGTTTTTAGTGAATACAATGTGAACTTGGAGACTTATACCTGATGCTCAAGTGAGGAACTTGAAATTTAAACATTCATCAGCTGGCTAAGTGATGCTTTCATAGGATGTTTGCATGCAAAGATTTCTTGTAGGATGAGGTTTAATGGAAGTATCATTATCAGGGTATGTGACACATAACAAGTGTTACGGTAGTGGGGGATATTTTTTAAGTTACAGAATCTCAAGATATTTTTATGGTTGGTTTATAAATGTTTATCATGAATGgctttgctattttttttctgGCAACTATTGGTAACCCTT contains the following coding sequences:
- the LOC139963275 gene encoding ER membrane protein complex subunit 8-like, yielding MALTVTKKAFCKCLLHVSKYPYSAVNGVFLADKKKFKDSKDLTVVDAVPLFHQCVGLAAMLEIALMQIDSYCEANGLILAGYYHANEHLEDNVPSLIATKIADKLHDNFSDSCLFVINNEKIDGKCGKDALVLYQSTDGKWKPSSTGFKLDVGTSEACAELLESRAEADLIDFDSHLDDITKEWQNRTLSELIDSRS
- the LOC139958432 gene encoding aurora kinase-like, which codes for MGRKLFRRRQVKNKQKRQRGRRSPLNKIFWWFACLKSLEQDVTSTDVSHNASTIDSYTSSGGYCSVSDSEIIHADHPSDVTISIDDPCTGSHLSSQDNKSSDELHVSSVCERMGLSNVPYIPPGDLEEVEDEWGMPIFLGGGGNGAVQLMRIKSTQVLCAVKTQYKHLNEETASQNFVREVRVLTALQGLECIPTFFGVTLPPDDGPFPAIVQEFVTNGQSYTATSLYDATEKHLITKDKSLQVAMDICLALRDMHARNWLHCDIKSDNILLQTSSVVDDTEDLWDDVDSVASWEPTQDIYPTESNPNFKIKLIDFGLTLNMNDEGQYLQFTDERQAEVMKNSIHVAPEVITGQRPFSKASDVFSIGRVLKDLRVVGDDFLMRLGDQCMKPNPDERPKLDDVIDIINVRTQSVKIPTCYNHGP